The following are from one region of the Sorghum bicolor cultivar BTx623 chromosome 2, Sorghum_bicolor_NCBIv3, whole genome shotgun sequence genome:
- the LOC8059887 gene encoding 2-hydroxyisoflavanone dehydratase, translated as MHANEKCVNVVVGDVDVDLYPFLLRYKDGHVERLLCSPFVAASENPTSNRGVATRDVVIDAGTGVSARLFLPCRATSGGRSRRTTTKLPLVVYIHGGSFCTESAFCRTYHRYATSLAASSGAVVVSVDYRLAPEHPIPTAYDDAFAALRWAASLADPWLAEHADPHRTFLAGDSAGGNIAYHTAVRASRRRDDGGGGVDVEGVIIVQPYFWGAERLPSESGPDDGAAVLPVYRVDRLWPFVTAGQAGNEDPRLNPPDEEIASLTCRRVLVAVAGKDTLRDRGVQLFARIRDYYARAGSRAATATLVESEGEDHGFHLYSPLRATSRKLMESIVHFINQPPQPPPPELEVELHAADAWGWEGLHVGTHRRVVLGVPSRPFRDIFDYGMDMKRVTGTACRAYEGASRIGRGNLAASNKVKKCGLFVTGSVRPNKAVAAATTTMLPGTRVIIKNFF; from the coding sequence ATGCATGCAAACGAGAAGTGTGTGAATGTTGTCGTCGGCGACGTGGACGTTGACCTGTACCCATTCCTACTCCGATACAAGGACGGCCATGTCGAGCGGTTGCTGTGCAGCCCTTTCGTGGCAGCGTCCGAGAACCCGACATCCAACCGCGGGGTGGCAACCAGGGACGTGGTCATCGACGCCGGCACCGGCGTGTCGGCACGCCTGTTCCTCCCCTGCCGAGCCACGTCCGGCGGCCGGAgtaggaggacgacgacgaagcTTCCCCTCGTCGTGTACATCCACGGCGGGTCTTTCTGCACGGAGAGCGCCTTCTGCCGGACGTACCACCGCTACGCGACCTCCCTGGCGGCGAGCTCCGGGGCGGTCGTGGTGTCGGTGGACTACCGCCTGGCGCCGGAGCACCCCATCCCCACGGCCTACGACGACGCGTTTGCGGCGCTCCGGTGGGCGGCGTCCCTCGCCGACCCGTGGCTAGCGGAGCACGCGGACCCTCACCGCACGTTCCTGGCCGGCGACAGCGCCGGCGGGAACATCGCGTACCACACGGCGGTTCGCGCCAGCCGCCGccgggacgacggcggcggcggcgtcgacgtCGAGGGGGTGATCATCGTCCAGCCCTACTTCTGGGGCGCCGAGCGGCTGCCCTCCGAGTCGGGCCCCGACGACGGCGCCGCCGTGCTGCCGGTGTACAGGGTGGACAGGCTCTGGCCGTTCGTGACGGCGGGGCAGGCAGGCAACGAGGACCCGCGGCTGAACCCTCCCGACGAGGAGATCGCGTCGCTGACGTGCCGCCGCGTCCTGGTGGCCGTCGCCGGGAAGGACACGCTGCGGGACCGCGGTGTCCAGCTGTTCGCGCGCATCCGCGACTACTACGCGCGCGCCGGCAGCagagcggcgacggcgacgctgGTGGAGTCGGAGGGCGAGGACCATGGCTTCCACCTCTACAGCCCGCTGCGCGCCACGAGCAGGAAGCTCATGGAGAGCATCGTGCACTTCATAAACcagccgccgcagccgccgccgccggagctcGAGGTGGAGCTGCATGCAGCAGATGCATGGGGATGGGAGGGCCTTCACGTAGGTACTCACCGGCGCGTCGTGCTAGGCGTGCCTAGCAGGCCGTTCAGGGACATATTTGACTACGGGATGGACATGAAGCGTGTCACTGGTACAGCCTGTAGGGCATATGAAGGCGCATCGAGAATTGGACGTGGCAACCTAGCAGCATCCAATAAGGTAAAGAAATGTGGGCTATTTGTTACAGGCTCAGTGAGGCCTAATAAggcagtagcagcagcaacaacaacaatgctTCCCGGCACTCGTGTTATCATCAAGAACTTCTTTTAG
- the LOC8059888 gene encoding O-acyltransferase WSD1, whose protein sequence is MTTMAVAEQQQQPVSPVERLMKDLYVVVSIGLATPLNLAVFRAGVEAQLARHPYFRSIQVTDDKAGGGTGTPRWVPTTVNLDDHIVVPALDPATAAADPDRAVEDYLSSLSTLPMDHTRPPWDFHFLDVRTSEAASTVALRVHHALADGMALITLLLSSSRSAADPAMAAPLPPPPARTGAVYAPPGQQRRQQQQQLPLLAWIWSYVVLAWHTMVDVAAFVATIFFIGDTHTLFKRANHGGGGGGSRRRMRFVHRTFSLDDVKFIKNAMHYTVNDVLIGITSAALSRYFFRRTGDTKTREIVLRSIVPVNTRPAASLQRDVNMIETGKSNAVRWGNRLGYIILPFHLAMHDDPLEYVRKAKQVIDRKKNSLEVLVVHLSIEIVFKVFGPKAGAYIFNKLLSNTTMALSNLIGPPEQIELCGHPVAYIAPSVYGLQQAITVHYQSYNNTIKVVLAVDEEQFPDSRQLLDDFAECLKLTKDAAAKTTMSTKMIKNE, encoded by the exons ATGACGACCATGGCGGTagcggagcagcagcagcagccggtgAGCCCTGTGGAGAGGCTGATGAAGGACCTGTACGTGGTGGTCTCCATCGGGCTGGCCACGCCACTGAACCTCGCCGTCTTCCGCGCGGGCGTGGAGGCCCAGCTCGCTCGCCACCCCTACTTCCGGAGCATCCAGGTGACGGACGACAAGGCCGGCGGCGGCACGGGCACGCCGCGGTGGGTGCCCACGACGGTGAACTTGGACGACCACATCGTCGTGCCGGCGTTGGATCCGGCCACGGCCGCCGCCGACCCGGACAGGGCCGTGGAGGACTACCTCTCCTCGCTGTCCACGCTGCCCATGGACCACACGCGCCCGCCCTGGGACTTCCACTTCCTCGACGTCCGGACCTCCGAGGCCGCCTCCACCGTGGCGCTGCGCGTGCACCACGCGCTCGCCGACGGCATGGCGCTCATCACGCTCCTCCTCTCGTCCTCCCGCAGCGCCGCCGACCCGGCCATGGCCGCGCCCCTGcccccgccgccggcgcgcACCGGCGCCGTCTACGCGCCGCCCGGGCAGCAGCGGcggcaacaacagcagcaactaCCTCTCCTCGCGTGGATCTGGTCGTACGTCGTTCTCGCGTGGCACACCATGGTGGACGTCGCCGCCTTCGTCGCCACCATcttcttcatcggagacacGCACACGCTGTTCAAGCGAGCAaaccatggcggcggcggcggcggctcgcgCCGTCGCATGCGTTTCGTCCACCGGACCTTCAGCCTTGACGACGTCAAGTTCATCAAGAATGCCATGCACTAC ACTGTCAATGATGTGCTTATTGGAATAACTTCTGCTGCTCTATCACGATATTTTTTCCGGAGAACTG GTGACACAAAGACAAGGGAAATAGTACTGCGATCAATAGTCCCTGTCAACACAAGGCCAGCCGCTAGCCTACAA AGGGATGTTAATATGATAGAAACTGGTAAGAGCAATGCTGTGAGATGGGGAAACCGACTGGGCTACATCATCCTCCCATTTCATCTAGCCATGCACGATGATCCGCTTGAATACGTTCGCAAGGCAAAACAGGTTATAGATAGGAAAAAGAACTCACTAGAAGTGCTCGTCGTGCATTTGTCTATTGAAATTGTCTTCAAAGTATTTGGTCCAAAG GCAGGAGCTTATATCTTCAATAAACTGCTCTCAAATACAACCATGGCTCTCTCGAACTTGATTGGGCCACCTGAGCAGATAGAGTTATGTGGTCATCCAGTTGCCTACATTGCACCTAGCGTCTACGGGCTTCAACAA GCTATTACAGTGCACTACCAAAGTTACAACAACACCATCAAAGTCGTTCTAGCTGTTGATGAGGAACAGTTTCCAGATTCTCGCCAACTCTTGGatgactttgccgagtgcctgaaGCTTACCAAGGACGCCGCTGCAAAGACGACGATGTCAACAAAAATGATTAAGAACGAGTAA
- the LOC8084297 gene encoding bisdemethoxycurcumin synthase: MATSTTVAAVREIRRAQRADGPAAVLGIGTATPPFCVLQDDFPDYYFRVTNKEHLTHLKDTFRRLCRITGLERRFFHHTEQMLNAHPSFLHGNGDLDARLDMVAKAAPELAASAAATAIARWGRPATDITHLVVSTSSEARAPGTDLGLASRLGLRAGVHRTVLQLGGCSAGCAALRLAKDLAENNRGARVLVACVELTLTGFRGPRQGDTFDTLVPQAVFSDGAGAVVVGADADAEGDGGERPLFEMMAASQTLVPGSTHLLNVRLGASGVAGDVSARLQSFAAQDLERCLLDALAPLGLGIGVGGDGEVRWNDLFWAVHPGSRGILDHIDAALRLEPGKLAASRTVLREYGNMMSATVIFVLDELRRRIDEEGEEAATEWGVMVGFGPGFTVETMVLHATSTPTRSDISTDREGTVAPVSEPVLPFQD, translated from the exons atggcaaCAAGCACCACGGTGGCCGCCGTCCGTGAGATCCGGCGTGCGCAGCGTGCCGACGGCCCCGCCGCCGTGCTCGGCATCGGCACTGCGACGCCGCCATTCTGCGTGCTTCAGGACGACTTCCCGGACTACTATTTCCGCGTCACAAACAAGGAGCACCTCACCCACCTCAAAGACACGTTCAGGCGACTAT GTCGGATAACCGGGCTGGAGAGACGTTTCTTTCACCACACTGAGCAAATGCTCAACGCCCACCCGAGCTTCCTCCACGGCAACGGGGACCTCGACGCACGGCTGGACATGGTCGCCAAGGCCGCTCCGGAGCTGGCCGCGTCGGCCGCCGCGACGGCCATCGCGAGGTGGGGCCGACCAGCCACCGACATCACCCACCTGGTGGTGAGCACCAGCTCGGAGGCCCGCGCCCCGGGCACGGACCTCGGGCTGGCCTCGCGCCTGGGCCTCCGCGCCGGCGTCCACCGCACCGTGCTCCAGCTCGGCGGCTGCTCGGCCGGGTGCGCCGCGCTGCGCCTGGCCAAGGACCTCGCCGAGAACAACCGCGGCGCGCGCGTCCTCGTGGCCTGCGTCGAGCTCACCCTCACCGGCTTCCGTGGGCCCCGGCAGGGGGACACCTTCGACACCCTCGTCCCACAGGCGGTGTTCAGCGACGGCGCGGGCGCGGTCGTCGTcggcgccgacgccgacgccgaaggAGACGGCGGCGAGCGTCCGCTCTTCGAGATGATGGCCGCCTCGCAGACCCTGGTGCCCGGGTCGACGCACCTTCTCAACGTGCGGCTCGGAGCGAGCGGGGTCGCCGGGGACGTCTCCGCCAGGCTGCAGTCCTTCGCGGCGCAGGACCTGGAACGGTGTCTGCTCGACGCTCTCGCGCCGCTCGGGCTCGGcatcggcgtcggcggcgacggcgaggtgaGGTGGAACGACCTCTTTTGGGCGGTGCACCCGGGCAGCCGTGGGATCTTGGACCACATCGACGCGGCTCTCCGGCTGGAGCCCGGCAAGCTGGCGGCGAGCCGGACGGTTCTGAGGGAGTACGGGAACATGATGTCGGCGACGGTGATATTTGTGCTGGACGAGCTGCGCCGGCGAATCGACGAGGAAGGAGAAGAGGCCGCGACTGAGTGGGGGGTCATGGTCGGCTTTGGACCGGGATTCACTGTCGAGACTATGGTTCTCCATGCTACTAGCACTCCCACACGTTCGGACATTAGCACCGATCGGGAAGGGACTGTTGCCCCGGtttccgagccggtgctgcccttccaggactaa